The Anaeromusa acidaminophila DSM 3853 genome contains a region encoding:
- the secG gene encoding preprotein translocase subunit SecG: MSTALMIIDAIICVALIASVVMQSGKSAGLSGSIGGGAESLFGGRARGLDQFLARATMILGILFGLVTMALSVIMR, translated from the coding sequence GTGAGCACAGCCTTGATGATTATTGATGCAATCATCTGCGTAGCCTTGATTGCCAGCGTGGTAATGCAATCAGGAAAAAGCGCAGGGTTATCCGGCTCCATCGGCGGCGGCGCTGAGAGCCTTTTTGGCGGCAGAGCGAGAGGGTTGGACCAGTTTTTAGCGAGAGCGACAATGATATTAGGTATTCTTTTTGGTTTGGTAACTATGGCTTTATCCGTTATCATGCGGTAA
- a CDS encoding ComF family protein codes for MLGTLVKACLDLVYPPKCPGCGKAVAEHGQWCPLCLGPVLSLKALSPALHRLKHLAGCFIVCQYSGAVRHLLQDIKFHGEDNKQAALAWLLTQAAGTVRFAGIDAVVPVPLHPKRRRERGYNQTELLFSSWSRKQGFLWLPDVLLRERETLPQWELPSNERRKNIRGAFRVQKSNLIQGKRILLVDDIFTTGATMDECAKTLLAVGAEKVEGLALASSSRG; via the coding sequence TTGTTGGGGACGTTAGTCAAAGCCTGTCTAGACCTGGTGTATCCTCCTAAATGCCCTGGTTGCGGCAAAGCGGTGGCGGAACATGGGCAATGGTGTCCTTTATGTTTAGGACCGGTGCTCTCCCTCAAAGCTTTGTCTCCTGCGTTGCATCGATTGAAGCACTTGGCAGGTTGTTTCATTGTTTGTCAGTACAGCGGCGCGGTGCGCCATTTGTTGCAGGATATTAAATTCCATGGCGAGGATAATAAACAAGCCGCTTTAGCTTGGCTTTTAACGCAGGCGGCAGGAACGGTACGCTTTGCAGGTATAGATGCGGTGGTTCCAGTGCCGTTGCATCCGAAGCGGCGGCGAGAACGAGGCTATAACCAAACCGAATTACTGTTTTCCTCTTGGAGTCGCAAACAAGGATTTTTATGGCTTCCTGATGTGCTGCTTCGGGAGAGGGAGACGCTGCCGCAATGGGAGTTGCCGTCGAATGAGAGAAGAAAAAATATTCGCGGCGCGTTTCGGGTACAAAAAAGCAACTTAATCCAAGGGAAAAGGATTCTCTTAGTGGATGATATCTTTACAACTGGCGCTACGATGGATGAATGTGCTAAAACGCTCTTAGCGGTGGGAGCTGAAAAAGTGGAAGGACTGGCTTTAGCCAGTAGTTCTAGAGGCTGA
- a CDS encoding HD-GYP domain-containing protein, translated as MNQEAQGMSCSVQQLRPGMCLAGPAKNSKGAIVMQGGTVLDERAIALLQRLSLSAIDVVRTDKNTFVIGEMQETDELPASVNAEEAWKTIGAYCPLVSPVQTLFKQRYNVLSEEMKKIWAAIRLRSPVDWPILWRVSDEIADLCLVRAEVLPLLHFEKKEETLINNHLLSVAFLTAMIMRAQGNIGEKDIREAVFAALLHDVGKFHLPLRIMDKKGTLTFEEERIMRTHPLVAYRYLQETCKETPLPLPVLMGVLQHHERPDGQGYPMRVGSMKTHPYAKVLALADAYESRTSRRQPDGSEVSPFGAARELYKQVYGAEFEVMAGRALLKEIHFFLLGQKVELSNGKTGWVVQWDEECGENMLVSGEKGEFYRINDRSGIEVKKVIKT; from the coding sequence ATGAATCAGGAAGCACAAGGTATGTCTTGCTCGGTGCAGCAATTGCGGCCGGGCATGTGTTTGGCTGGACCTGCGAAAAACAGTAAAGGCGCGATTGTAATGCAAGGCGGGACCGTGCTGGATGAACGGGCGATTGCTTTGTTGCAGCGGCTGTCCTTATCTGCGATTGATGTGGTGCGGACCGATAAAAATACTTTTGTTATAGGAGAAATGCAGGAAACAGACGAGTTGCCAGCTTCGGTAAACGCTGAGGAAGCGTGGAAGACGATAGGCGCGTACTGTCCGTTGGTTAGTCCTGTACAAACCTTATTTAAGCAGCGCTACAACGTTCTTTCCGAAGAAATGAAGAAAATATGGGCGGCTATACGGTTGCGCAGTCCTGTGGATTGGCCGATTCTCTGGCGGGTGTCGGATGAAATTGCCGATTTATGTCTAGTGCGGGCTGAAGTTTTGCCGTTGCTTCATTTTGAAAAAAAAGAGGAAACACTCATTAACAATCACTTGTTGAGTGTTGCTTTCTTGACGGCGATGATTATGCGGGCGCAAGGAAATATTGGCGAGAAAGATATTCGCGAAGCCGTTTTCGCGGCATTGCTCCATGATGTAGGGAAATTTCACTTGCCTCTGCGCATTATGGATAAAAAAGGGACGTTAACCTTTGAAGAAGAGCGCATTATGCGGACGCATCCGCTTGTGGCTTATCGATATTTGCAAGAAACATGCAAAGAGACGCCATTGCCGCTGCCTGTGCTTATGGGAGTGCTGCAACACCATGAGCGCCCGGACGGACAGGGATATCCGATGCGGGTGGGCAGCATGAAAACACATCCGTATGCTAAAGTGCTGGCGTTAGCAGATGCGTATGAAAGCCGAACCAGCCGCAGGCAGCCGGATGGTTCAGAGGTCAGCCCTTTTGGAGCGGCTAGAGAGCTGTATAAACAGGTATATGGAGCCGAATTTGAGGTAATGGCTGGCAGAGCGCTTCTTAAGGAAATTCATTTTTTCTTATTGGGGCAAAAAGTAGAGCTTTCGAATGGAAAAACAGGCTGGGTTGTGCAGTGGGATGAAGAATGCGGCGAAAATATGTTGGTTAGCGGTGAAAAGGGTGAATTTTACCGCATTAATGACCGCAGTGGCATTGAAGTGAAAAAAGTGATTAAAACATAA
- a CDS encoding HD-GYP domain-containing protein: MGGMAVIRGCAVEELRPGMRLVAPVTDGCGRMILKPGTELNRRVIEILGRLHIGPVDVVEWREEGMAPPRRAVVSEIVERESSWHPGPFCSIVDPLWDLFREHYEGWMVRLTRQFANLQAESNEAKEEVLWNEIEAVVSEIADLSLLAVQVLPCIHFMSRQEEYLVHHSLNVSLLAAMMARLLDWNEQEVNEVALSALLHDVGKLQVPEEILHKTESLTPMEMRTVQGHAVLGFRLLQEAGVFPLPVLAGVLQHHERLDGSGYPISVGQAKMHAYSRVLAIADMYDAMTSKKMYGKQHNPFTAARELRRDMSRDRLDVPATRALLTQIHQFLVGQKVRLDNGSEGWLTQWDESCGENAVVMDKRGRTYLLNDRCGMAIQTIVQPRRKEMLGD; the protein is encoded by the coding sequence ATGGGCGGCATGGCGGTAATCCGAGGCTGTGCGGTAGAAGAACTGCGGCCGGGCATGAGGCTAGTGGCGCCGGTGACAGATGGCTGCGGCCGTATGATCCTGAAACCGGGAACCGAGCTGAATCGCAGGGTTATTGAAATTCTTGGACGGCTGCATATCGGGCCTGTAGATGTTGTGGAGTGGCGCGAAGAAGGGATGGCGCCGCCCCGACGGGCCGTTGTATCTGAAATTGTGGAGAGGGAGTCTTCTTGGCATCCTGGCCCTTTCTGCAGCATTGTTGATCCGTTATGGGATTTGTTTCGTGAGCATTATGAAGGATGGATGGTGCGGCTGACGAGGCAGTTTGCCAATTTGCAGGCGGAAAGCAATGAAGCAAAAGAAGAAGTCCTTTGGAATGAAATTGAGGCGGTCGTATCCGAAATTGCGGACTTATCATTGCTGGCAGTGCAAGTGCTGCCTTGTATTCATTTTATGTCTCGCCAGGAAGAGTATTTAGTGCATCATTCTCTAAATGTCTCTTTATTGGCGGCGATGATGGCTCGCTTACTGGATTGGAATGAACAAGAAGTAAATGAAGTGGCCCTGTCTGCGTTGCTTCATGACGTAGGAAAATTGCAAGTTCCGGAAGAAATTTTACATAAAACAGAATCGCTGACTCCAATGGAAATGCGAACTGTACAAGGGCATGCCGTTTTAGGGTTTCGCTTGCTGCAGGAAGCTGGCGTGTTTCCGTTGCCTGTTTTAGCTGGCGTTTTGCAGCATCATGAGCGCTTAGACGGCAGCGGTTATCCTATTTCGGTGGGGCAAGCTAAAATGCATGCATATTCCCGCGTTTTGGCTATTGCTGATATGTATGATGCGATGACATCTAAAAAAATGTATGGAAAACAGCACAATCCTTTTACGGCAGCGAGGGAACTGAGGCGCGATATGTCGCGTGACCGTCTGGACGTTCCAGCGACGCGGGCTTTATTGACTCAAATACATCAATTTTTAGTAGGCCAAAAAGTGCGTTTGGACAATGGCAGTGAAGGCTGGTTGACTCAATGGGATGAAAGCTGCGGAGAAAATGCAGTGGTAATGGACAAACGAGGGCGTACTTATTTGTTGAATGATCGGTGCGGTATGGCTATTCAAACCATTGTACAGCCGCGTAGAAAAGAGATGTTGGGGGACTAA